The DNA segment AAAGGAACCAAGGGACGCAAATCCGGAGGAAGCACTGGAATAACGTCCATGATCATCCATTCCGGCCGATTACCAGAGTCCCGGAAAGCTTCCACAACCTTCAGCCGTTTGCTTAACTTTTTCCGCTTAGCCTCTGAAGCCGTTTCGGTCATGTCCTGCCTGAGTTGTGCGGAAAGTTCATCCAATTTTATATCGGCCAGTAAGGTCTTGATGGCTTCGGCACCGATGCCGGCCTGGAAGTTGTCACCGTATTCCTCGCGGGCCTGACGATAATGTTCCTCGCTGATGACCTGCCCATTGGTCAGAGAGGTTTCCTTGCGGTCAACAACGATATAAGATTCGAAATAGAGGACTTTTTCCAGTTCTTTTAAGGTCATATCCAGCAGATTCCCCACCTTGGAAGGCAGGCTCTTCAGAAACCAGATATGCGCCACCGGGCTGGCCAGCCCGATGTGGCCCATCCTTTCGCGACGCACCTTGGACTGAATGACTTCCACGCCGCATTTTTCGCAGACCACGCCCCGATGCTTCATGCGCTTGTATTTGCCGCAGTTGCATTCGTAATCCTTGGTCGGTCCGAAGATCTTGGCACAAAAGAGACCATCACGTTCAGGTTTGAAGGTCCGGTAATTAATTGTTTCCGGTTTTTTAACCTCGCCAAAAGACCATCGGCGTATCTTTTCCGGTGAAGCCAGGGAAATCCTGACCGCATTATAAGGCATAGGATCCTTGGGCCGATTAAATAAACTAAGTATATCTTCCAAGACGTTCCTCCTTGTCTTGTTTAATAATTATATCTCGGCCTCTTCGGCTGACTCGGCCGATTCACCATCCTCGATCAGCTCCACATCCAGGCCCAGGCTCATCAGTTCCTTGACCAGGACGTTAAAAGACTCCGGAATACCCGCTTCAAGAACATTATCGCCCTTGACGATCTTCTCATACATTCGGGTTCGACCGATGACATCGTCTGATTTGACCGTTAGAAACTCCTGAAGGGAATAAGCCGCGCCGTAGGCCTCCATGGCCCAGACCTCCATCTCACCCAACCGCTGGCCGCCAAACTGGGCCTTGCCTCCGAGGGGCTGCTGGGTTACGAGGGAGTAAGGACCGATGGAGCGGGCATGAAGCTTATCATCAACCAGATGATGGAGCTTCATCATGTACATCACGCCGACCGTGACCATGGAATCAAACCTTTCCCCGCTCCGGCCGTCTCTGAGGTAAGTCTTGCCTCCGCCGGGAAGTCCGGCCATCTTGAGGAAATCCTGAATCTCGTTTTCAGAGGCGCCATCAAAGACGGGTGTGGCCATGTGCAGGCCCCTGGACGAGTTGTTAATAAGCCCCTTTAGCTCATCGTCGTTCAGTCCGTCAGCAAATTTTTTATAATCCTCTCGGCCCAAGATGGACTTCAACTTGGAGCGAAGCTTTTCGGTGGATAGCTTTTCCACGAGCCTGGCAATCTGAGCGCCGAGCTCCTTGGAAGCCCAGCCCAGATGAGTCTCCAGCACCTGACCCACATTCATCCGCGAAGGCACTCCCAGGGGATTTAAAACAATATCCACCGGCGTTCCGTCTTCAAAATAAGGCATATCTTCTTCAGGTAAAATGCGGCTGACCACACCTTTGTTTCCATGCCGACCAGCCATCTTGTCACCCACGGAGAGCTTACGCTTCATGGCTACATAAACCTTGACCATCTTGATGACGCCCGGAGGCAGTTCGTCGCCCTTTCTCAAGCTGGTAATCTTGTCCTCAAAGACCATGCGAACCATGTCAACCTGTTCATTATAGCGGCTGATGATCTGACCGATGGCTTCACGAACGGTCCGCTTCTTGTCCTCTGATAAGGAGACATTAGCCCAATCGTTCGGATCAATTTGCTCGATGTGTTCGCGGGTGATCTTGGTGTTACGCTTGAATATGGTTCCTCCGCTCTTCCTGGCTTCGGTCAGTGAGGCGGACAGGGTCTTGCCAACTAAGAGTTCGGCCAGACGGCTCTGGATACTGGCCTTGATGATGTGTATTTCATCGGCCCTGTCTTTTTCCAGACGGGCTGTTTCATCGTCTTCGATAACTTGGGCTCGTTCGTCCTTGTCCACCCCTTTACGGGAAAAGACCCGGGCATCTATAACGATACCTTCAATCCCAGGAGGCACGCGAAGCGAGGAATCCTTAACGTCACTGGCTTTTTCACCAAAAATGGCCCGCAGGAGTTTTTCTTCGGGGCTAAGCTGGGTTTCGCTCTTGGGCGTGACCTTCCCGACCAGGATATCACCGGGGTTGACTTCGGCTCCAATACGAATAATACCGGCCGCATCAAGATCGCTGAGGCTCTCTTCGCCCAAGTTAGGGATATCCCTGGTAATTTCTTCTTTGCCCAGCTTGGTATCCCGGGCCATGGTCTCAAATTCTTCAATGTGAATCGAGGTGAAGGTATCGTCTTTGACCAGCCTTTCGGAAACCAGGATCGAGTCCTCAAAATTATACCCACCCCAGCTCATAAAAGCCACGGCTATATTGCGTCCGAGGGCTAATTCCCCAAGCTCCGTGGCCGGGCCGTCGGCGATGATCTGGCCCTTGCGCACATGGTCGCCGGAACGAACGATGGGCCGCTGGTTGAAGCAGGTGTTCTGGTTAGAGCGCTGGTACTTGGTCAGCTTGTAAATATCAACGCCGGAACTCACGCCTTCGTCCCCGTCGCTCTGGTATTTAAGAACGATCCGAGAGGCGTCCACGTCATCTATGACACCATCATGCTCGGCGACAACGTTCACGCCCGAATCACGTGCCACCACCTCCTCGATACCGGTGCCGATGAGCGGGGCCTCTGATCTTAGTAATGGCACTGCCTGGCGCTGCATGTTCGAGCCCATCAGAGCACGATTGGCGTCATCGTTTTCCAGGAAGGGAATAAGGGATGTCGAGACGGAGACGAGTTGATTGGGGCTGACATCCATGTAAGCCACTTCATCAGATGAAACCTGGACAAACTCACCCATGACCCGACAGGCAACGATATCGTCTATAAAACGGCCTTTCTTATCCAACAGGGCATTGGCCTGGGCAATGGGAAATTCCTTCTCGTCCATGGCAGTCAAGTACTTGACTGCCGAAGTAGCCACTCCATTCTTGACCACGCGGTAAGGGGTTTCGATAAACCCGAACTTGTTGACCCGGGCAAAAGTTGACAGAGAAACGATCAAACCGATGTTGGGACCTTCGGGCGTCTCGATCGGACAGATACGACCGTAGTGACTCGGATGGACGTCTCTAACTTCAAACCCGGCCCTCTCTCGCGTCAAGCCTCCAGGTCCCAAGGCTGACAGGCGGCGCTTGTGAGTAACCTCAGACAGCGGATTTGTCTGATCCATGAACTGCGAAAGCTGACTGGTGCCAAAGAACTCCTTGACCACCGCTGAAACCGGTTTGGAATTGATCAGATCGTGAGGCATCAAGGTCTCGACTTCCTGGAGGCTCATCCGTTCCCTGATAGCTCGTTCCATGCGAACCAATCCGATGCGATACTGATTCTCCAAGAGTTCTCCGACCGCCCTGACCCGTCTGTTACCCAGGTGGTCAATGTCATCGGTCATACCTTGCCGATCCTTCAGTTCAAGGAGTTCCTTGACCACGGCCATGATATCT comes from the Deltaproteobacteria bacterium genome and includes:
- the rpoB gene encoding DNA-directed RNA polymerase subunit beta, giving the protein MARPLTNLRIRKNFGKIEHIAEMPNLIEMQRQSYEGFLQKNIDPDKREDVGLQAVFKGVFPIRDFSGLSSLEFVSYTFDKSKYDIDECLAKGLTYEAPIKITVRLVVYDVDKDTGARSIRDIKEQEVYFGTLPLMTENGTFIINGTERVIVSQLHRSPGVFFDHDKGKTHSSGKLLYSARIIPLRGSWIDLEFDAKDILHVRIDRRRKFPVTLLLKALGYSTEELLNYFYQTEKIHFEGKRVTRETDPSLLLGHRALDDIVDPETKEVIVKKNKKISQSVVQKLANSQIHEIPARYEDFFGRYTVHDVVDPATGEVILGINEEFNEKAYFAIRDAGIKEIEVLYIDKVNVSSSLRDTLLLDKVNTHEEAILEIYRKLRPSNPPTQEVANAFFENLFFNPEHYELSVVGRLKLNLRLNLDTELSIRTLRKEDIMAVVKELLELKDRQGMTDDIDHLGNRRVRAVGELLENQYRIGLVRMERAIRERMSLQEVETLMPHDLINSKPVSAVVKEFFGTSQLSQFMDQTNPLSEVTHKRRLSALGPGGLTRERAGFEVRDVHPSHYGRICPIETPEGPNIGLIVSLSTFARVNKFGFIETPYRVVKNGVATSAVKYLTAMDEKEFPIAQANALLDKKGRFIDDIVACRVMGEFVQVSSDEVAYMDVSPNQLVSVSTSLIPFLENDDANRALMGSNMQRQAVPLLRSEAPLIGTGIEEVVARDSGVNVVAEHDGVIDDVDASRIVLKYQSDGDEGVSSGVDIYKLTKYQRSNQNTCFNQRPIVRSGDHVRKGQIIADGPATELGELALGRNIAVAFMSWGGYNFEDSILVSERLVKDDTFTSIHIEEFETMARDTKLGKEEITRDIPNLGEESLSDLDAAGIIRIGAEVNPGDILVGKVTPKSETQLSPEEKLLRAIFGEKASDVKDSSLRVPPGIEGIVIDARVFSRKGVDKDERAQVIEDDETARLEKDRADEIHIIKASIQSRLAELLVGKTLSASLTEARKSGGTIFKRNTKITREHIEQIDPNDWANVSLSEDKKRTVREAIGQIISRYNEQVDMVRMVFEDKITSLRKGDELPPGVIKMVKVYVAMKRKLSVGDKMAGRHGNKGVVSRILPEEDMPYFEDGTPVDIVLNPLGVPSRMNVGQVLETHLGWASKELGAQIARLVEKLSTEKLRSKLKSILGREDYKKFADGLNDDELKGLINNSSRGLHMATPVFDGASENEIQDFLKMAGLPGGGKTYLRDGRSGERFDSMVTVGVMYMMKLHHLVDDKLHARSIGPYSLVTQQPLGGKAQFGGQRLGEMEVWAMEAYGAAYSLQEFLTVKSDDVIGRTRMYEKIVKGDNVLEAGIPESFNVLVKELMSLGLDVELIEDGESAESAEEAEI